CACGCTAACTGGCCCCCCGTCAATGCGAAACACCTTCGCGTATTGGTGGTTCGTGTCGGGTCGTCCCGACCGTCCCGACCCCGGGATCAGGGGAATGTCGGGGTGGGAGCGGTGAGCGCCGCGATTAGAGTGTGTCCCGGGGGAGCCCAGCCCTGGGCCGGCACGGGGAGGTACGGCCATCGACACCAATCGCGGCGGCGAGCCGGGAGCGACACCGGACCCGGAATCGACCGCCGAGCCGGGCGCGACCTCCTCGTCAGCCTCCGCCCCGGTCGACCGTACGGGCTACCAGGCGCTCCGCACGGTGCTGCGGATCCGGCCCTTCCGTCGGCTCTGGCTGGTCCTCGGCGCCGCCTCGTTCGGCGACTGGCTCGGCCTGCTCGCCACGTCGATCTTCGCCGCCACCCAGGTCAGCGGGGACACCGCGAAGGGCCTGGCGTTCGGTGGTGTGATCGCGGTGCGGCTGCTGCCGGCGCTGCTGCTCGGCCCGGTGGCCGGGGTGCTGGCGGACCGGTTCGACCGGCGCCTCACCATGGTCGTCTGCGACCTGCTCCGCTTCGTGCTCTTCGCCTCGATCCCGCTCGCCGCGCTGCTCAACATCGGCGGCGGACTGGTGGTCGGTTGGGCGGCGGTGGCCACCTTCCTGATCGAGGCGATCACGCTGATCTGGATCCCGGCCAAGGAGGCGGCGGTCCCGAACCTGATCCCGCGTACCCGGTTGGAGGTGGCGAACCAGCTCACCCTGATCACCACCTACGGGGTGACCCCGGTGCTCGCCGCGATCAGCATCGCGGTCCTGGACCGCAGCGTGCGCGCCGTTTCCGGCGGGCCACCGCAGGGCTGGAACGACCCGACCCAGTTGGCGCTCTACTTCAACTCACTGAGCCGGCTCGCCACCGCTCTGGTGGTCTTCTTCGGGATCCGGGAGATCAGCGGGCGAAGCCTCGGGCGCGAGGAGGGCGAGGAGGGCGAGCGGGGCGAACGGCAGAGCATGCTCCGGCAGTTCGTCGAGGGCTGGCGGTTCATCGGCAAGACCCCGCTGATCCGGGGCCTGGTCCTCGGCATCTTCGGCGCGTTCGCCGGCGGCGGCGTGGTGATCGGCACGGCGAACTTCTTCACCAAGTCGCTCAGTGCCGGCGAGGCCGCGTTCTACCTGCTCTTCGGCTCGATCTTCATCGGCCTCTCGGTCGGCATCGGGCTCGGCCCGATGATCGTCCGGGAGATGTCCCGGCGGCGCTGGTTCGGCATGAGCATCGTCCTGGCCAGCGCCTCGGTGCTGTTCCTCGCCGGCTCCATCCACCTGTCGATGGCGATCCTCGGCGCGGTGCTGGTCGGCGCCGGTGCCGGGATGGCCTTCCTCTCCGGCACCACGCTGCTCGGCGGCGAGGTCGCCGACGAGGTACGCGGCCGGGTCTTCGCGGTCGTCCAGACCGGCACCCGGCTGGTGCTGATCCTCGCCATCTCGGTCAGCAGTCTGCTGGTCGGTGTCGGTGGCTCCCGCGAACTGCGGATCGCCGACCTCGGTATCTCCGTCTCCTCCACCCGACTGCTGCTGCTCGTCGCCGGGATCGCCGGGATCTTCGCTGGCGTCAACGCGTTCCGCCAGATGGACGACAAGCCCGGCGTACCGGTCCTGCCGGATCTCTGGGGCTCGATCCGGGGACGCCCGCTCTCGCCGGCCGAACCGTTCACCTCGACCGGGGCGTTCGTGGTCTTCGAAGGAGGCGAGGGGGCCGGCAAGTCCACCCAGCTCGCCGCGCTCGCCGAAACCCTGCGCCAGGAGGGCCGGGAGGTGGTGGTGACCCGGGAGCCGGGCGCGACCGACGTGGGCGTACGGATCCGCTCCCTGGTCCTGGAGAGCACCACCGCCGGTACGGCCCCGCTCTCCCCCCGCGCCGAGGCGCTGCTCTACGCCGCCGACCGGGCACATCACGTCGCCACCGTGGTCCGGCCGGCACTCGCCCGGGGGGCGGTGGTGATCAGCGACCGGTACGTCGACTCGTCCCTGGCCTACCAGGGCGCCGGTCGTACGCTCCCGGTCGACGAGGTCTCCTGGCTCTCCGCCTGGGCCACCGGCGGCCTCAAGCCGGACCTGGTGGTGCTCCTCGACGTCGACCCACGGGCCGGGCTGCTCCGGGTCACCTCCCGGGGAGCGGGCAAGGACCGGCTGGAGGCCGAATCGCTCGACTTCCACGACCGGGTCCGGGACGCCTTCCTCGACCTGGCGGCGGCCGACCCGAAGCGCTACCTGGTGCTCGACGGTTCCGGACCGGTCGACCAGATCGCCGCCGCGATCGCCGCCCGGGTCGGCGGCATGCTCGGTGAACCGGATGCCGTCGTGCACCCTGGTCCGGCGAAGCCCATCGACCTCTCGGCGGAGCCGAAGACTACCGCCGGTGACGACTCGGGCGGCCTCGAACTGGAACGGCGGTCCTGATGACGAACGTCTTCGCCGACCTGGTCGGCCAGGCCGAGGCGACCGAGACCCTGCGCCGCGCCGCCGCCTCGGCGGCACAACTGGTCCGTAACGCCGAGGCCGGTACGGAGCCGGGCGACGTCACCGGCAGCGCGATGACCCACGCCTGGATCTTCACCGGCCCGCCCGGCTCCGGTCGGTCCGTTGCCGCCCGCGCCTTCGCCGCCGCGTTGCAGTGCGAGTACGGCACCGGCTGCGGCGAGTGCGCCGGCTGCCACACCACCCTGGCCGGCACCAACGCAGATGTACGGTTCGTGGTCCCCGAGGGACTCTCCATCGGCGTCGGCGAGATGCGTGCCCTGGTGCTTCGGGCGGCGAGCACCCCGTCCGGTGGCCGCTGGCAGGTGCTGGTGATCTCCGATGCCGACCGGCTCACCGAGGCCGCCGGCAACGCCCTGCTCAAGGCGATCGAGGAACCCCCGCCCCGGACGGTCTTCCTGCTCTGCACCCCGTCCACCCACCCGGACGACATCTCGGTGACCATCCGGTCCCGGTGCCGGCTGGTGCCGTTGCGCCAGCCCGCCGCCGAGGCGGTGGCGGCCGTGCTCACCGAACGGGACGGGATCGCCCCGGACCTGGCCGGCTGGGCGGCGGCGGCGGCACAGGGACACGTCGGTCGGGCCCGGCGGCTGGCCCGCGACCCGGAGGCACGTAAGCGGCGGGACGCCGTACTGGCCGTGCCCCGGCGACTGACCGGGGTCGGGGCCTGCTTCGACGCCGCCGCCACGCTGATCGAGTCTGCGGAGGCGGAGGCCGAGGCGGCGGTGGCCGATGTGGACGCGAGTGAGCGGGCCGCGTTGCAGACCGCGCTCGGTGCCGGTGGCACCGGCAAGGGGGCCGCCGGCGCCGCCCGGGGTTCCGCCGGGCAGATCAAGGACCTTGAACGTCGGCAGAAGTCGCGGGCGACCCGGGCCCAGCGGGACGCGCTGGACCGGGCCCTGGTCGACCTGGCCGGCTTCTACCGGGACGTGCTCGCGGTGACGCTGCGCGCCCCGGTCGCGCCGGTGCACACCGACACGGCACCGCTGGCCGAGGCGGCGGCCGGGAAGTGGGCACCGGAGGCGGCGCTGCGCCGGCTGGAGGCGGTGCTCGCGTGCCGTACCGCGATCGAGACGAACGTCAAGCCCCGCATCGCCGTCGAGGCGATGATGCTCGCGCTCTGGCGCGGCTGACCACACCCCTCCCGGCCCGTTCCGGTGCCCCCGTGCGGGGTTCCGTTTCCATCGACCAACCGGTACGGTGCGGTGCTTGGTGCAACTGGGACGGCACATTCGGTGAATGGATGCCGGGAGGAGCTCATCGATGTCGCGGGAGATCGACGAGGCCTGGATCGAGGAAGCGGTCGAACGCTACCGCCGGATCGAGTCGTTGCAGGCCGAGTTCGACCAGGCGGTGCGGACGGTCGAGGTAAGTGTCCGGTCACCGGACGGGCTGGTCGAGGTGGTGGTGACCGCCGACGGCACGATCACCGACGTACGTTTCCTGGCTCCCGCGCAGCAGCGGGCCAACGCCGACCTGGCCCGCTCGGTACGGGCGGCGGTGACCGCCGCAGCCGACGCCGCCCGGTGGGCCCGGGAGAAGTTGCACACCGAGACGTTCGGCGCGTACCGGCGGCTGACGGAGGCCTGAGTGGAGAGTCTGCGTGAACTCGCCGACCGGCTGGACGAAGCGGCTGCCACGCTCACCGGTGCCGGCCGTGGCCTGGCCGCCGCCAGTGGGTCGGACCGGGTGCCGGACGCAGCCGGTACGGGCCGGTTCACCGAGACCACCGGGGCGTTGACCGGGCAGTGGTCGGCCGCCACCGGCGCCCGCGCCCGCGAAGCCGTCACCGCCGCCGACCGGATCGCCGACCTCGCCGCCAACCTGCGCCTGGTCGCCGAGGGCTACACCGACACCGACGACGCCGCCCGCCGCCGGCACGCGCAGGAGGTGTGATGGATCCGCTGGACCATCTCGCCGGGCCCGCCGCCGACCTGCTCGGCCGGGTCGACGACCTGCTCGCGGGCGCCGGGGCGCCGGACGACCACCGGATCTGGCCACTGCTGCGCCGGCTGCGCGCCCTGCCCGGGGCCGTACTCGGCGAGGTGCTCGTGCTCCGGCCGGCGCCGTTCGCCGCCGCCGGGCACGCCGTACGCGCCCAGGTCGGCGAGTACGACCACGCGCGGCAGCGCCTGACCGGCGACGACCCGTGGCAGGGTGCCGGGGCGCAGGCGTACGCGGCGCACCGGGACGCGCTGGTCGCGTACCTCGACGGGGACCGGCCGGAGAGTCTGACCGGGCGGCTCGACGCGACCGCGAGTTACGCGGACGCGGTCGCCGACTGGATGGTCCGCACCCGTTACGCGCTGGCCCGCACCCTCGCCGAGGTGCTCGGCTCGGCGGAGGCGGTGGCGGTGGTCACCGCCGGCCGCAGCGGTGACCCTGGTCCGGCCGGACCTGCCGCCGCCGAGATCGGCGCCCGGGTGCTGGCGACCGTGGCCGAGGCGGAGGAACAGGCGCGGGCGCTGCTGCACCAGTGGTCGGAGGTGCTCGCCGAACTGCCCTACCGTGCCCCGGCCGGGGCCGGTACCGGCCGGTTCGACACCACCACCCGGGTCGCCCGCTGACCGTCGGCCCCGTCCCCGGAAATCCGGTGGGGGAGTCTGCGGTGTTTTGGACGTAGGGTGGGCGGATGGGGATGCTGTGTGCGGTGAGCTTCACCCGGTACGGGCGCCTGTACTACCTGGATCCGGGCGACTTCCGCCCGGCCGTCGGGGACCGGGTGCTGGTCCCCACCGACGACGGGCCCGAGGTCGCCGAGTGTGTCTGGGCGGCCCAGTGGGTCAGCGAGGACACCAGCGGATTCCCCCGGTTGGCGGGGCTCGCCGGTGACCCGGAGTTGCGCCGCGACGAACTCCAGCGCAAGCGCAAGGCGGAGGCGAAGGTCGCCGCCAAGCGCCTGATCCGCGAGCACGGTCTGCCGATGAAGGTGATCGCCGTCGACCACGTGCTCGAAGCACCGGGCGGCACCTCCTCCGGGTCCCGTA
The Micromonospora pisi DNA segment above includes these coding regions:
- a CDS encoding YbaB/EbfC family nucleoid-associated protein; this encodes MSREIDEAWIEEAVERYRRIESLQAEFDQAVRTVEVSVRSPDGLVEVVVTADGTITDVRFLAPAQQRANADLARSVRAAVTAAADAARWAREKLHTETFGAYRRLTEA
- the tmk gene encoding dTMP kinase, which encodes MLRIRPFRRLWLVLGAASFGDWLGLLATSIFAATQVSGDTAKGLAFGGVIAVRLLPALLLGPVAGVLADRFDRRLTMVVCDLLRFVLFASIPLAALLNIGGGLVVGWAAVATFLIEAITLIWIPAKEAAVPNLIPRTRLEVANQLTLITTYGVTPVLAAISIAVLDRSVRAVSGGPPQGWNDPTQLALYFNSLSRLATALVVFFGIREISGRSLGREEGEEGERGERQSMLRQFVEGWRFIGKTPLIRGLVLGIFGAFAGGGVVIGTANFFTKSLSAGEAAFYLLFGSIFIGLSVGIGLGPMIVREMSRRRWFGMSIVLASASVLFLAGSIHLSMAILGAVLVGAGAGMAFLSGTTLLGGEVADEVRGRVFAVVQTGTRLVLILAISVSSLLVGVGGSRELRIADLGISVSSTRLLLLVAGIAGIFAGVNAFRQMDDKPGVPVLPDLWGSIRGRPLSPAEPFTSTGAFVVFEGGEGAGKSTQLAALAETLRQEGREVVVTREPGATDVGVRIRSLVLESTTAGTAPLSPRAEALLYAADRAHHVATVVRPALARGAVVISDRYVDSSLAYQGAGRTLPVDEVSWLSAWATGGLKPDLVVLLDVDPRAGLLRVTSRGAGKDRLEAESLDFHDRVRDAFLDLAAADPKRYLVLDGSGPVDQIAAAIAARVGGMLGEPDAVVHPGPAKPIDLSAEPKTTAGDDSGGLELERRS
- a CDS encoding DNA polymerase III subunit delta', with translation MTNVFADLVGQAEATETLRRAAASAAQLVRNAEAGTEPGDVTGSAMTHAWIFTGPPGSGRSVAARAFAAALQCEYGTGCGECAGCHTTLAGTNADVRFVVPEGLSIGVGEMRALVLRAASTPSGGRWQVLVISDADRLTEAAGNALLKAIEEPPPRTVFLLCTPSTHPDDISVTIRSRCRLVPLRQPAAEAVAAVLTERDGIAPDLAGWAAAAAQGHVGRARRLARDPEARKRRDAVLAVPRRLTGVGACFDAAATLIESAEAEAEAAVADVDASERAALQTALGAGGTGKGAAGAARGSAGQIKDLERRQKSRATRAQRDALDRALVDLAGFYRDVLAVTLRAPVAPVHTDTAPLAEAAAGKWAPEAALRRLEAVLACRTAIETNVKPRIAVEAMMLALWRG